GCTGCGGTTTGCTTTACCGACGGTCGCCAGATCGGTGCCACACTCGACCGCAACGGCCTGCGTCCAGCCCGCTACATGGTCACAGACGATGACCGGGTCATCCTGGCGTCCGAGGCAGGTGTTCTGCCTGTCGACGAAAAGAGCATCATCAAGAAGTGGCGCCTGCAGCCGGGCAAGATGCTGCTGATCGACCTGGTCAAGGGCCGCATCATCTCGGACGAGGAGATCAAGTCCGAGATCGCGACCAAGCACCCCTACAAGAAGTGGCTGTCCAATACCCAGCTGATCCTCGAGGAGCTGAAGCCGGTCGAGCCGCGCGCGCTGCGCAAGGACGTCTCGCTGCTCGATCGCCAGCAGGCCTTCGGCTACACCCAGGAAGACACCAAGCTCTTGATGTCGCCGATGGCGACGACCGGCCAGGAAGCCGTCGGCTCGATGGGCACCGATACGCCGATCTCGGCGATGTCGGACAAGTCGAAGCTGCTCTACACCTACTTCAAGCAGAACTTCGCCCAGGTCACCAACCCGCCGATCGACCCGATCCGCGAAGAGCTGGTGATGAGCCTGGTGTCGTTCATCGGCCCGCGCCCGAACATCCTCGATCTGGTCGGCACGTCGCGCCGCAAGCGCCTGGAAGTGCGCCAGCCGATCCTCACCAATGCCGACCTGGAGAAGATCCGTTCCATCGGCCACACTGAGGAAAGCTTCGACACCAAGACGATCGACGTCACCTATGCGGCGTCAGAAGGCGCTGCCGGCATGCAAGGTGCAATCGAGCGTCTGTGCGAACGCGCCGAGGCTGCGGTTGCGGGTCGCTACAACATCATCATCCTGTCCGACCGACAGCTTGGGCCGGACCGCATCGCCATTCCTTCGCTCCTGGCGACGGCCGCCGTGCACCATCATCTGGTCCGCAAGGGCCTGCGCACCTCGGTCGGTCTCGTCGTCGAATCGGGCGAACCGCGCGAAGTGCATCACTTCTGCTGCCTCGCCGGCTACGGCGCGGAGGCGATCAACCCCTATCTCGCCTTCGACACGCTGCTCGACATGCACAAGCGTGGCGAGCTGCCGGAAGAAGTCGATGCCTCCGAGGTCGTCACGCGCTACATCAAGTCGATCGGCAAGGGCATCCTCAAGGTGATGTCCAAGATGGGCATCTCGACCTACCAGTCCTATTGCGGCGCCCAGATCTTCGACGCCATCGGCCTGAAGACCGACTTCGTCGAAAAGTACTTCACCGGTACCGCGACCAACATCGAGGGCGTCGGGCTGGACGAGGTGGCGACCGAAACCGTCAGCCGTCACGAGTCGGCGTTCGGCGAAGACCCGGTGCTGCGCAACGCACTCGAAGTCGGCGGCGAATACATGTACCGCATGCGCGGCGAAGCCCATATGTGGACGCCGGATGCCGTGGCCTCGCTGCAGCACGCGGTGCGTTCGGGTTCGTGGTCGACCTTCAAGGAGTTCTCGGCCCAGATCGACAGCGAAACTGCGCGTGCCCAGAGCATCCGTGGCCTGTTCCACATCAAGCTGGCTGGCGAGAATGGCCGCAAGAAGGTCGCGCTCGACGACGTCATGCCCGCCGCCGAGATCGTCAAGCGCTTCTCGACGGGTGCGATGTCATTCGGTTCGATCAGCCGCGAGGCACACACCACGCTTGCAGTTGCGATGAACCGGATCGGCGGCAAGTCGAACACCGGCGAGGGCGGCGAGGAGCCTGATCGCTACCTGCCGCTGCCCGGCGGCGGGGTGAACCCCGAGCGTTCGGCGATCAAGCAGGTGGCTTCCGGCCGCTTTGGCGTGACGACGGAGTATCTCGTCAACTCCGACATGATGCAGATCAAGGTGGCGCAGGGTGCCAAGCCAGGCGAGGGCGGTCAGCTGCCCGGCCACAAGGTCGACGCGACGATTGCCAAGACCCGGCATTCGACGCAAGGGGTGGGCCTGATTTCGCCGCCTCCGCACCATGACATCTACTCGATCGAAGATCTGGCGCAGCTGATCTACGACCTGAAGAACGTCAACCCGGCTGCCGACGTGTCGGTCAAGCTGGTGTCTGAAGTGGGCGTCGGCACGGTCGCGGCGGGTGTCGCCAAGGCACGCGCCGACCACATCACGATCTCGGGCTATGACGGTGGCACCGGCGCTTCGCCGCTGACCTCGCTCAAGCATGCCGGCAGTCCTTGGGAAATGGGCCTTGCCGAGACGCACCAGACGCTGGTGCTGAACGGCCTGCGTTCGCGTGTCGCGCTCCAGGTGGACGGCGGCTTGAGGACCGGCCGCGACGTCGTCATCGGCGCGCTTCTGGGCGCCGACGAGTTCGGCTTCTCGACCGCGCCGTTGATCGCGGCAGGCTGCATCATGATGCGCAAGTGCCATCTCAACACCTGCCCGGTTGGCGTCGCCACCCAGGACCCGGTGCTGCGCAAGCGCTTCAAGGGCACGCCCGAGCACGTCATCAACTACTTCTTCTACGTCGCCGAAGAGGTGCGCGAGCTGCTGGCGGAAATGGGCTACACCCACCTCGACCAGATCATCGGCGACGCCGACCTCCTGGAAAAGCGCGAGCTGATCAACCACTGGAAGTCGCGCGGTCTCGACTTCTCCAAGGTGTTCTACAAGCCCGATGCGCCGCGCGAAGCGATGCACTGGACCGAACGCCAGAAGCATCCGATCGACGACGTTCTCGACCGCAAGCTGATCGCCGAGGCGAAGGCTGCGCTCGAAACCCGCCAGCCGGTGAAGATCGAGGCGACCATCCGCAACGTCGACCGTTCCACCGGCGCGATGCTGTCGGGCGAAGTCGCCAAGCGCTTCAGGCACAAGGGCCTGCGCGAGGACACCATTTCGGTGAAGCTGACCGGCACCGCCGGACAGTCCTTCGGTGCCTTCCTGGCACGCGGCATCTCGTTCGAGCTGGTCGGCGACGGCAACGATTATGTCGGCAAGGGCCTGTCGGGCGGCCGCATCGTCATCCGCCCGTCGGATGACGCCAGGATCGTTGCCGAGGACTCGATCATCGTCGGCAACACCGTGCTCTACGGTGCGACCGAGGGCGAATGCTACTTCCGCGGCGTGGCCGGCGAGCGTTTCGCCGTCCGCAACTCGGGCGCCGTCACCGTCGTCGAAGGCGTGGGCGACCACGGCTGCGAGTACATGACCGGCGGCGTGGTCGTGGTGATCGGCAAGACGGGCCGCAACTTCGCGGCGGGCATGTCGGGCGGCGTTGCTTATGTGCTGGACGAGGAAGGCGATTTCGCCGAGCGCTGCAACATGGCGATGGTCGAGCTCGAGCCGGTCCCCGAAGAAGACGACATGCTGGAGAAGCTGCACCATCACGGTGGCGACATCGCCCACAAGGGCCGCGTCGACGTGTCGGGCGACATGACCCGCCACGACGAGGAGCGCCTGGTTCAGTTGATCTCGAACCACATGCACTACACCGGTTCGACCCGTGCCAAGCAGATCCTGGACGACTGGGCGAGCTACCGACCCAAATTCCGCAAGGTCATGCCGGTGGAGTACCGCCGCGCGTTGATCGAGATGGAGCGCATGAGGATGGGCGTCGCGGCGGAGTAGCCGCGACCGTTCTTCCGGCGGCGCCCGAACCGGGCGCACGCCATCGCATGCTTCATTTGAAGTGGTGGAATTCTACGCCCGCGCCGAGTTGCTGGGCATGACCGACGAGAGTTACGATGGGCAAGGTTACAGGTTTTCTTGAAATCGACAGGCAGGTGCACAAGTACCAGCCAGCTTCCGACCGCATCCGGCATTTCCGCGAATTCACGCTGCCGATGTCCAACAAGGAAGTCGAAAAGCAGGCCGCGCGCTGCATGGATTGCGGTATCCCGTTCTGCCACGGCCCGACCGGCTGTCCGGTGCACAACCAGATTCCGGACTGGAACGACCTCGTCTACAATGGCGATTGGGACAATGCGATCCGCAACCTGCATTCGACCAACAACTTCCCCGAATTCACCGGCCGCATCTGCCCCGCACCTTGCGAGGAAGCCTGCACGCTGAACCTCGAGGACATTCCGGTCGCCATCAAGACCGTCGAGCAGGCGATCGCCGACAAGGCCTACGAGACCGGCTACATCAGGCCTTATCCGCCGGAGAAGAAGACCGGCAAGAAGGTTGCCGTCATCGGCTCCGGTCCTGCCGGCATGGCGGCGGCCCAGCAGCTCGGCCGGGCAGGTCATGACGTGCACGTCTATGAGCGCGAGAGCCGTCCCGGCGGCCTGCTGCGCTTCGGCATTCCCGACTTCAAGATGGAAAAGCACTATATCGACCGCCGCATCGAGCAGATGACGGGCGAGGGCGTGACTTTCCATTGCGGCGTCAATGTCGGCGTCGACAAGCCGGTCACCGAGCTTCTGGCCGAACACGATGCCGTTCTCTATTGCGGCGGCTCCGAGACGCCGCGCCCAGCCGGCATTCCCGGCGACGACCTTCAGGGCGTGCATGACGCGATGCCTTATCTGGTCCAGCAGAACAAGCGCGTCGGCGGCGAAGACATCCAGTCGGTGGCCTGGCAGTCGGAACCGATCGTTGCCGGTGGCCTGCATGTCGTGGTCGTCGGCGGTGGCGACACCGCGTCCGACTGCGTCGGCACCGCATTCCGCCAGGGTGCCGTTCGCGTCACCCAGCTCGACATCCGCCCGCAGCCGCCGGAACGTGAAAACAAGCTCGCCGTGTGGCCCTACTGGGCGACCAAGATGCGCACCTCGTCCTCGCAGGCCGAAGGCGCACAGCGCGAATTCCAGGTTGCGACGCTGGAGTTCATCGGCGAGGAAGGCCAGCTGACCGGTGTGAAGTGCTGCGAAGTCGACGACAAGCGCAAGCCTATTCCGGGTACCGAATTCGTCATCCGCGCCGATCTCGCCTTCATCGCCATCGGCTTTGCCGGCCCGCTCGCCGACGGCATGGTCAAGGAGCTCGAGGGCAAGCTCGAAATCACGACCGACAGCCGTCGCTCGACCAACGTCGCGGCCAACGACCGCGACTACAAGACTACTGTCGACAAGCTCTATGTTGCCGGCGACGTACGCCGCGGCCAGTCGCTGGTGGTCTGGGCGATCCGCGAAGGCCGTCAGGCGGCGCAGTCGATCGATGTCGACCTGATGGGCTCTAGCGTTCTGCCGCGCTGAGGCATTGTGGGCGCGTTCTTCGAGGCTCGCCTACTGACGTAGCCCTGGCCTGCAATGATCTATGAGGGCTCGCACCTCAGGATGAGGACCGTAGCGTAAACGGTCTCATCCTGAGGTGCGAGCCCTTCGCCTTGTCTGGAGAATGGATCGATGTTGTCGCGGGCGAGCCTCGAAGGATGCGCGACTTACCGCCTGATGATGGCGGTCGTCGTTTCTGTACCCTGCGCTGCAGGCAGCGGCTTCGGCGGCCAGGAGAAGTCGTCAATGCGGCCTGCAGGCGCTGCAGGAGCGATGCCTTGCACGGCAAGCTTTTCGCCGGGCGAACGCGGGTCGGTCTTGGCGGCGGTTTGCCCGCCGAGGAGCTCCGTGCCGCCGTCGAGCTCCGGATCGGAGAGCGACACAGGCACCGTCCGATCGATGTTGACAGGGACGTTGAGCTCGCCAGGCGTGGCCTGCGGCAGGCTCGCCGGCACCACGGTTTCGGTTCCCTGCGGCGTGATGCCGAGCAACTTGTTCAGCGGTTTTTCGGCGAAGAAGGCGAGCTTGCGCTTACCGGCGCGGGTGACGTTGATGCCGTCGTCCGAACGCAGGCGCACCGGCTGGCCGTTGATATCGGGACCGCTGGTCACGAAGGCGCCAGCCTCGTCGACAAAGCCGTCCCAGACATCGACGAATTCGCTGCCGGCAGCTTCCGTGGCGGCGCGATAGATGTCGTTGAAGGCGAGCATGTCGGTGTTCATCTTCGACGACTTGAAGGCAGGCATGCCGACCCACAGGAACGGCACCTTGGTCTCGGCGATGGCCTTGGCCAGTTTCTCCGCGCGTCCGGCATACTCCTTGGTCCAGGCGGTGCTCATCGGCGGCTCGCGGTTGTCGGCGACGCGCATCTGCTGGCGGTCGTTGGAGCCCATCATGATGATGACGGCGGCCGGTTTTTCGTGTTCGATCAGCGCCTTGGCCTTCTCGGGCCAGTTGTAATAGTCCTCGCGGACGAGGCCCGAAGAACCGTTGGTCTTGTCGACGACCCGGATCTTGGCATTCTCGGCAAAGACCGTGCCCAACCCTTCGGCAATACCACCACCGAGGAAATCGCCGATGACCAGAACGACACGCGCGTCAGGCTGCTTCTCGACCACCGGCACGGCGGGATCGGCTGCCCGGCCGACGTTGCCGGCGGTAGCCTTCGGCTTGCGCGGCGTCTTGCGGATCTTCTTGCGCGGCTGCGGCTCGTCCATGATGAAGGGATCGACGCGCGGTTCGCGGCGCGGCATGAACAGGTCGCGCAGGGACCATTTGCGCAGGATGCCTTCCTGCGCCACGGCAGGCGTTGGCATCGTCGACGAAATGGCAGTCAAGGCGACCGCCACCGCGACCAGTGGCGTCGTCAGGCGCAACAGCGAAAACCTCGGACGACGCGTCGATGCCAATACAGCCTCCGGTTGCTAGTTACGCCGCAGGAACTTCAGCACTTCCATGCTCGGATGACCGTCCGGCGTCAAGCCCAGCTGTGCCTGGAATGCCTTGATTGCCGAGCGCGAACCTTCGCCGATCTTGCCGTCGCTCTTGCCGTCATAATAGCCATGTGCCGACAGCCGCTTCTGCAACTCCTGCTTTTCCTCGAAGCTGAGCTTGGTGAACGGCCGCTTCCAGTCCTGCACAAGGCCACCGTAGCCGGCGATCTCGTCGGCAAGAAGGCCGACGGCAAGCGCGTATTTGTCGGCGTTGTTGTAGCGCTTGATGACCGAGAAGTTCTTGGTCATCAGGAAGGCTGGTCCGCCACGGCCGTCAGGCACCTTGAGCGTGGCCACGTCGGAACCGCGCTTGAAGGCTTTGCCATTGG
The nucleotide sequence above comes from Aminobacter aminovorans. Encoded proteins:
- the gltB gene encoding glutamate synthase large subunit, with translation MTELTPSVTTDFAPAAQTKAANNKTDHLRTPTGFAPHGLYDPRNEHDACGVGFIAQMKGIKSHQIVKDGLFMLENLTHRGAVGADPLMGDGAGVLVQIPDGFFREEMAKQGIELPAPGQYGVGHWFMPQDAATREHVMDIIRESAQSEGLPLIGFRDVPVDNSSLSKAPDIAASEPFHCQVFIGRTPEIDDDEEYEARLYLLRKVISGRIYAEHNNKDIGAYCVSLSARTIVYKGMFLAFQVGAYYKDLSDPRFETALILVHQRFSTNTFPSWKLAHPYRMVAHNGEINTVRGNNNWMAARQASVDSELFGNNISKLWPISYEGQSDTACFDNALEFLFQGGYTLAHAMMMLIPEAWAGNKLMDSERKAFYEYHAALMEPWDGPAAVCFTDGRQIGATLDRNGLRPARYMVTDDDRVILASEAGVLPVDEKSIIKKWRLQPGKMLLIDLVKGRIISDEEIKSEIATKHPYKKWLSNTQLILEELKPVEPRALRKDVSLLDRQQAFGYTQEDTKLLMSPMATTGQEAVGSMGTDTPISAMSDKSKLLYTYFKQNFAQVTNPPIDPIREELVMSLVSFIGPRPNILDLVGTSRRKRLEVRQPILTNADLEKIRSIGHTEESFDTKTIDVTYAASEGAAGMQGAIERLCERAEAAVAGRYNIIILSDRQLGPDRIAIPSLLATAAVHHHLVRKGLRTSVGLVVESGEPREVHHFCCLAGYGAEAINPYLAFDTLLDMHKRGELPEEVDASEVVTRYIKSIGKGILKVMSKMGISTYQSYCGAQIFDAIGLKTDFVEKYFTGTATNIEGVGLDEVATETVSRHESAFGEDPVLRNALEVGGEYMYRMRGEAHMWTPDAVASLQHAVRSGSWSTFKEFSAQIDSETARAQSIRGLFHIKLAGENGRKKVALDDVMPAAEIVKRFSTGAMSFGSISREAHTTLAVAMNRIGGKSNTGEGGEEPDRYLPLPGGGVNPERSAIKQVASGRFGVTTEYLVNSDMMQIKVAQGAKPGEGGQLPGHKVDATIAKTRHSTQGVGLISPPPHHDIYSIEDLAQLIYDLKNVNPAADVSVKLVSEVGVGTVAAGVAKARADHITISGYDGGTGASPLTSLKHAGSPWEMGLAETHQTLVLNGLRSRVALQVDGGLRTGRDVVIGALLGADEFGFSTAPLIAAGCIMMRKCHLNTCPVGVATQDPVLRKRFKGTPEHVINYFFYVAEEVRELLAEMGYTHLDQIIGDADLLEKRELINHWKSRGLDFSKVFYKPDAPREAMHWTERQKHPIDDVLDRKLIAEAKAALETRQPVKIEATIRNVDRSTGAMLSGEVAKRFRHKGLREDTISVKLTGTAGQSFGAFLARGISFELVGDGNDYVGKGLSGGRIVIRPSDDARIVAEDSIIVGNTVLYGATEGECYFRGVAGERFAVRNSGAVTVVEGVGDHGCEYMTGGVVVVIGKTGRNFAAGMSGGVAYVLDEEGDFAERCNMAMVELEPVPEEDDMLEKLHHHGGDIAHKGRVDVSGDMTRHDEERLVQLISNHMHYTGSTRAKQILDDWASYRPKFRKVMPVEYRRALIEMERMRMGVAAE
- a CDS encoding glutamate synthase subunit beta, yielding MGKVTGFLEIDRQVHKYQPASDRIRHFREFTLPMSNKEVEKQAARCMDCGIPFCHGPTGCPVHNQIPDWNDLVYNGDWDNAIRNLHSTNNFPEFTGRICPAPCEEACTLNLEDIPVAIKTVEQAIADKAYETGYIRPYPPEKKTGKKVAVIGSGPAGMAAAQQLGRAGHDVHVYERESRPGGLLRFGIPDFKMEKHYIDRRIEQMTGEGVTFHCGVNVGVDKPVTELLAEHDAVLYCGGSETPRPAGIPGDDLQGVHDAMPYLVQQNKRVGGEDIQSVAWQSEPIVAGGLHVVVVGGGDTASDCVGTAFRQGAVRVTQLDIRPQPPERENKLAVWPYWATKMRTSSSQAEGAQREFQVATLEFIGEEGQLTGVKCCEVDDKRKPIPGTEFVIRADLAFIAIGFAGPLADGMVKELEGKLEITTDSRRSTNVAANDRDYKTTVDKLYVAGDVRRGQSLVVWAIREGRQAAQSIDVDLMGSSVLPR
- a CDS encoding SGNH/GDSL hydrolase family protein, whose amino-acid sequence is MASTRRPRFSLLRLTTPLVAVAVALTAISSTMPTPAVAQEGILRKWSLRDLFMPRREPRVDPFIMDEPQPRKKIRKTPRKPKATAGNVGRAADPAVPVVEKQPDARVVLVIGDFLGGGIAEGLGTVFAENAKIRVVDKTNGSSGLVREDYYNWPEKAKALIEHEKPAAVIIMMGSNDRQQMRVADNREPPMSTAWTKEYAGRAEKLAKAIAETKVPFLWVGMPAFKSSKMNTDMLAFNDIYRAATEAAGSEFVDVWDGFVDEAGAFVTSGPDINGQPVRLRSDDGINVTRAGKRKLAFFAEKPLNKLLGITPQGTETVVPASLPQATPGELNVPVNIDRTVPVSLSDPELDGGTELLGGQTAAKTDPRSPGEKLAVQGIAPAAPAGRIDDFSWPPKPLPAAQGTETTTAIIRR